DNA sequence from the Pyxidicoccus xibeiensis genome:
AAGGTCTTCCACGAGGACGACGCGGAGCTGGTGCGGCTGGACTACGGGGAGAACGAGGGCCCGCTGCCCGCGCCGCTGGTGGAGGGGCTCATCGCCGCGGGCACCGCGCCGCGCGACTCGGGCACGCAGACGGGGCTGGCGGAGGCGGTGGCGGCCTTCCTGCTGGAGACGCGCGCCGCGCGCTACGCGCCCGAGGACCTGGTGGTAGCGCCCGGCGTGTGGCCCCTCATCCACCACCTGGGCGTGGCCCTGCGCCGGCGGCTGGGCCGCGCGCCCCGCGTCTTCCTCACCACGCCCTGCTACGGCGTGCTGCCGCCCACCTTCGTGTCCGCCGGGTGCGAGGTGGAGCAGGGCCCGCTGTCCGCGCTGCTCGCGCGGCGGGCCCAGGGGCTGGGCGCTCCGGACGCCGTCGTCGTGTCGCAGCCCTCCAACCCCACGGGCATCTACCTGTCCCACGAGGAGCTGGTGGCGCTGGCCACCTACGTGGTGGAGCAGCGCTGCCTGCTGGTGTCGGACGAAATCTTCGGGCTGGTCAACCTCACCAGCCCCACGGCGGAGACAGTGCCCAGCCCGGTGACGCTGGAGGGCGCGGTGCCTGGCGTGGGCGCGCGCACGGTGCTTTTGGGCGGGCTGTCCAAGGAGTTCGCCGCGGGCGGGCTGCGCGTGGGCTGGCTGGCCACGCGGGACAGGGCGCTGGCCTCGGCGGTGCGCGACAGCGGCCCGGGCGTGCTGCACCTCATGACGGCGCGCGCGGCGGCCTACCTGTATGCGGGCTATGCGCGCACGCCGGACGGCCAGCGCCTCTACCCGGCGCGGCACCGCGCGCTGCGCTCCTTCCTGACGAAGATGCGGCGCGAGCTGGCGGAGAAGCGCGAGCTGCTGGCGGAGGCGCTGCCCGGCGACGGGCGCTCGGATGCCGGTGACGCGGGAGGACTCTTCCTGGCGCCCCGCGTGTCGCCCTGGCTGGGCCGCCAGGTGGATGGCGAGACGCTCACGCCGGACAACCTGCCCCGCATCATCTATGAGCACACCCACGTGGTGCTCAATGGCGGACCCTGGTGCGGAGACCCGGAGCGGGTGCGCGCGGTGTTCTCCATTCCCCGTGAGAAGCTGCTCCAGGCGCGCGAGCGGCTGCTGGCCTTCGCCACGAAGCTGCGGGGTCCGGGCAACCCCTGACGCCGTTGCAAACCCGGCACGAAGCCTGTTCAGCCGGGGACAGTGACCCTGTCCCCCCGCTGGATTGGCGTGAATCTGAAAGCCCCGCATCGTAGGAAATCCCGGTGCCACGCTCAGGGCCGGGTTTGTGGCTCGACACATCCAAGCATCCGGGGGGATGCCATGCCGAATCTGCTCGACCTGCCTCGACAGGCGTTGATGGACCTGCGCTCACGCCTGAGCCACCTTCCACTGGTTTCACAGCTGCCGCTGCGCAACGTGGTGCCCGACAGCCTGCTGCTGTCCAGTCCCGCGCCGCAGGACCACGCGTTCGCGGACCCGGAGCGGGTCGACGCGTGGCAGAAGGCGTGTGAGCGCTACGTGCGGCCCGGGCAGGTGGTGATGGACGCGTGCAGCGGCTCGGGGCTGCGCACCTTCATGGCGGCCAGCCGCCACCCGAAGAAGCTGTATGCGGTGGACGGCACGCGGCTGCTGGACACGGCGCAGTGGGTGGCCCGGCGCAATGGCCTGGAGCACATCGACTTCGTGCGCGCGCACCCGTGGCAGTACCAGCCACAGGAGAAGGTGGACGTGCTGCTGCACGAGCTGCTGGGAGACGCCCTCTTCGACGCCGGGCTGGTGCCGAGGATGCTCGACTTGCGCACCCGGGTGCTGAAGCCGGGAGGCCGGATCCTCCCCAACCGCTTCGAGGTCTTCGTGGAGCCGGTGCAGCTGCGGGACGAGGCCTGCATCCCCTTCATCTGGAGCCAGCGCTTCCCCACGGTGGACTACAGCTGCCTGCAGACGCTGCGCGAGGCGATGAACCCGTCCTACTTCACGCGCGTCATCCGCTCGTACGAGGTGGACCACCTGCTATGCGACCCGGAGCCCGCCTTCGCCTTCGACCTGGAGTCCATGGCGGCGGATGGCCTGCCTCACCGCGTCCGCTACGAGCGGCCCGTGTCGGAGGAGGGGCGCGTGGACGGCTTCTGCCTCTTCTACAAGGTGGCCTTCGACGCCGAGCTGTCCTTCACCGTGTCGCCGCTGCGCGGACAGAACCACGCGGGCATGACGCTGTTGCGCGTGGACCCGCGCGAGTTCGAGCGCTTCGACACGCTGTCCTTCGAGCTGGAGCTGGCGGACCCCGCCGACGTGCGCACCTGGCGCTGGCAGTTCACCTGAGGGCAGAGCCCTCGGACGCAGTGCTAGCGGGTGGACAGCGGGGGAGGGCGGCACGCTTCCGGGAGGCTCCGGAAGCGAGGCGCCGTGGCTAGCTTGCGCCGCGGCATGTCCTCTTCGCGCTTCCTCTTCGTCCTGGGCCTGACGCTGTCCGCCGCGCTGCCGGCCGCAGCGCAGTCTTCCGAGCGCCCGCGCACCGTGGCCGGCGTGTGCGGTGCCACCAACTGGGTCTGCGTGGCCGAGTGCATCGACGCCGCGTGCGTGGACAAGTGCCTGCGCGAGGACTGCGAGAAGGCGCTGGACCGGCTCAAGGCGTGTACCCGGAAGGCGGGCTGCGCCCCGGAGGACACGCAGTGCTCGGCGCGTACGTGTGGCCAGACGTGCCAGCGCTCCTTCGAGCCGGCGCCTCCGAGCCCGGAGAAGGAGAAGATGGAGCCGTGCCAGGGCCTGCCCGAGTCGGCCGCGAAGCCTCCCGAGGAGCTGGTGGGGCTCTGGACGCTGGCGGCAGCCAGCCTCCCGGAGGAGGTGGACGGCGGGCCGGAGCGCATCGAGGCCGAGCCGCGCGCGGACTATGAGCGCACGCTCCAGATATCGCCCAATGGCTGCTTCGTGATGCGCACCACCCTGGAGGACGCGACGCTGGGGCAGGGCAACGGGCTGGTGGTGCGCGCCTGGGGCCTGGTGGAGGTGACGGGCAAGGACCGGCTGACGCTGCGCACGAAGGACGGCCAGGCGGTGGGCCCGGTGTGCGGCGACAAGCGCGTCATCCCGCTGTCGCGCAAGAAGCTGAAGTTCCGTGGCGGCGCCTACCGCTGGGACGTGGAGGATGGCGCGCTCACCCTGATGGTGGACGACGCCACCAAGCAGACCTTCCAGTTCGACCGCAGCCCACCGGAGCCCGAAAAGAAGTAAGCCGTGGCCAGCGCGCCGGAGCCGTTCGTCCCGCCGGCGCTACCGGGAGGAAGCTCCAGCGATGCGGGCGCACGAGCGGATGGCGAGCGTGGACGCGCTGTGGTTCCACATGGAGGAACCCGCGAATCTGATGATGATTACCGCCGTGCTCTGGTTCGAGGGCCGGCTGGACTTCGAGCGGCTCCAGGCGGTGGCCCGCGAGCGGCTGGTGGAGCGCTACCCGCGCTTCCGGCAGCGCGTGGTGCTGGGGCGGCTGGGGGCGCCCCACTGGGAGGATGCGCCGGACTTCGACCTGGACGCGCACCTGTCGCGCCTCACGGTGCCAGCGCCCGGGGACCGCGCCGCGCTGGAGACGCTGGTGGGGCAGTGGATGAGCACGCCCCTGGAGCGCTCACGGCCGCTGTGGCAGTTCCACGTGCTGGAGGGCGCGGCGGGCGGGGACGTGCTGCTGTGCCGGCTGCACCACTGCCTGGCGGATGGGATTGCGCTGGCGCGGGTACTGCTGACGCTCACGGACGCGCAAGGGGCGGAGGAGGGCGTGGCGCCGGAGCTGCGCGAGGAGCGGCGGGCCCCGGCGCCCGGGCTGGCGCGGTGGATGCGCGGCGCGCGGGTGGTGGCGGGGGCGGCGCGGGCGGCGGTGCGAAAGGGGGCGGAGCTGGCGGCGGAGCCCATCCTCGCGGGGGACCTGGTGCGGCAGGGGGCGCGGGGCGCGGCGGCGATGGCGAAGCTGCTGGTGATTCCGCAGGACCCGCGCACGCCGCTGCGGGGGCCGCTGGGGCCGGAGAAGCGCGCCGCGTGGTCGGACCCGGTGCCGCTGGAGCGGGTGAAGGCGGTGGGCCGCGTGCTGGGCGGCACGGTGAATGACGTGCTGCTGGCGGCGGTGACGGGGGCGCTGCGGCGGTATCTGGAGTCTCAGGGCGTGCCGCCGGAGGACCTGCACGCGCTGGTGCCGGTGAACCTGCGTCCGTTGGATGAGCCCGTGCCGCGCGAGCTGGGCAACCGCTTCGGCGTGGTGTTCCTGCGGCTGCCGGTGCACCTGGAGGAGCCCCAGCGGCGGTTGACGGAGCTGGCGCGGCGGATGGGCGAGGTGAAGCGCTCGCCGGAAGCGGTGCTGACGTTCGGCGCGCTGGAGGTGCTGGGGTACGCGCCCGCGGCGGTGGAGCGGGCGATGGTGGATGCGTTCGGATCCAAGGCCACGCTGGTGGCCACCAACGTGCCCGGCCCGCGCGAGGCGGTGTCGCTGGCGGGCACGCAGCTGGGCGGGCTCACGTTCTGGGTGCCCCAGGCGGGGCACCTCGGCCTGGGGGTGAGCCTCTTCAGCTACGCGGGGCAGGTGACGGTGGGCGTGGCGGCGGACGCGGGCCGGATGGCCGACCCGCATGCGCTCATCCGCGCGTTCCATGACGAGATGGACGCGCTGGCCGCCGCGGTGCCCGCTGCCGAGTGAGCCGGCTCACAGCAGCCCGTGCTCCTCCAGCTTGTTGTAGAGCGTGCGCCGGCTGATGCCGAGCAGCCGCGCCGCCAGCGTGCGGTTGTCGCCCGCGCGCTTCAGCGCGTCCGCCAGCGCCTGTCGCTCCATGCCCTTGCGCTGCGACTCCAGCGTGAGCCCCGCGTCCGCACCCGCGGGCTGCGCGCTCGGGAGGCTCGGGGCTCCAGCCGGCGCGGGCGCGGCGGGGGCAGGGGACAGGCCCGGCTGGCGTGCCAGCTCGCGCGTCACCTCGGCGCCGGTCAGCACCTGCCCGTCCGACAGCACCACCAGCCGCTCCAGGAAGTTCTGGAGCTGGCGCACGTTGCCCGGCCACGGCTGCGCCTGGAGCACCGCCAGGCCATCGTGGGTCAGCGTGAAGGGCGGCCGGCCGTTGGCCTTCGCGTGCACCTCCAGGAAGTGCCGGGCCAGCGGCTCGATGTCCTCCGGGCGCGCGCGCAGCGGGGGCAGTTCCACCGGCACCACGTTGAGCCGGTAGAAGAGGTCCTCGCGGAAGCGGCCCGCCTTCACCAGCTCCTCCAGCGGCTGGTGCGTGGCCGCCACGAAGCGCACGTCCACCTTGACCGACTGCGTGCCGCCCAGTCGCTCCAGCTCGCGCTCCTGAATCACGCGCAGCAGCTTCACCTGCATGGAGAGGGGAATGTCGCCCACCTCGTCCAGGAACAGCGTGCCGCCGTTCGCCAGCTCCACGCGCCCGGGCTTGCGGTTGGCCGCGCCCGTGAAGGCGCCCTTCTCGTAGCCGAACAGCTCGCTCTCCAGCAGCGTGTCCGGCAGCGCCGCGCAGTGCAGCTTCACGAAGGGCCCCGTGCGCCTCGGGCTGCCGTCATGCACCGCCTTCGCGGCCAGCTCCTTGCCCGTGCCGGACTCGCCGCGCAGCAGCACCGTGGCGGTGCCCGTGGCCGCCTTCGCCAGCATCGTCTGCACGTCCGCCATGGCCCGGCTGCTCCCGATGAAGGGGCTCGGCGCCCGGAGCGGCTCGCGCGCCGTGTCGTCGTGCGCGCGCAGCAGCGCCTTGCGGACGGTGAAGAGGATCTCCTCCCGGTCGAACGGCTTGAGCACGAAGTCCGCCGCGCCCGCCCGCATCGCCTCCACCGCCAGCGGCACCGTGCCGTGCGCGGTGAGCAGGATGACGGGCACGTCCGGCCAGCCCCGCGCCACCTCCGTCAGCAGCTGCATGCCGTCCATGCCCGGCATGCGCACGTCGCTCACCACGACGTCGATGGGCTTGCGCCCCAGCAGCGACAGCGCCTCCTGCCCGTCCCGGGCCACATGCGCCGTCAGCCCCGCCTG
Encoded proteins:
- a CDS encoding class I SAM-dependent methyltransferase produces the protein MPNLLDLPRQALMDLRSRLSHLPLVSQLPLRNVVPDSLLLSSPAPQDHAFADPERVDAWQKACERYVRPGQVVMDACSGSGLRTFMAASRHPKKLYAVDGTRLLDTAQWVARRNGLEHIDFVRAHPWQYQPQEKVDVLLHELLGDALFDAGLVPRMLDLRTRVLKPGGRILPNRFEVFVEPVQLRDEACIPFIWSQRFPTVDYSCLQTLREAMNPSYFTRVIRSYEVDHLLCDPEPAFAFDLESMAADGLPHRVRYERPVSEEGRVDGFCLFYKVAFDAELSFTVSPLRGQNHAGMTLLRVDPREFERFDTLSFELELADPADVRTWRWQFT
- a CDS encoding sigma-54-dependent transcriptional regulator, which produces MSEPLKGNVLLVDDDPAVAKVLGALLTQAGLTAHVARDGQEALSLLGRKPIDVVVSDVRMPGMDGMQLLTEVARGWPDVPVILLTAHGTVPLAVEAMRAGAADFVLKPFDREEILFTVRKALLRAHDDTAREPLRAPSPFIGSSRAMADVQTMLAKAATGTATVLLRGESGTGKELAAKAVHDGSPRRTGPFVKLHCAALPDTLLESELFGYEKGAFTGAANRKPGRVELANGGTLFLDEVGDIPLSMQVKLLRVIQERELERLGGTQSVKVDVRFVAATHQPLEELVKAGRFREDLFYRLNVVPVELPPLRARPEDIEPLARHFLEVHAKANGRPPFTLTHDGLAVLQAQPWPGNVRQLQNFLERLVVLSDGQVLTGAEVTRELARQPGLSPAPAAPAPAGAPSLPSAQPAGADAGLTLESQRKGMERQALADALKRAGDNRTLAARLLGISRRTLYNKLEEHGLL
- a CDS encoding WS/DGAT/MGAT family O-acyltransferase, whose amino-acid sequence is MRAHERMASVDALWFHMEEPANLMMITAVLWFEGRLDFERLQAVARERLVERYPRFRQRVVLGRLGAPHWEDAPDFDLDAHLSRLTVPAPGDRAALETLVGQWMSTPLERSRPLWQFHVLEGAAGGDVLLCRLHHCLADGIALARVLLTLTDAQGAEEGVAPELREERRAPAPGLARWMRGARVVAGAARAAVRKGAELAAEPILAGDLVRQGARGAAAMAKLLVIPQDPRTPLRGPLGPEKRAAWSDPVPLERVKAVGRVLGGTVNDVLLAAVTGALRRYLESQGVPPEDLHALVPVNLRPLDEPVPRELGNRFGVVFLRLPVHLEEPQRRLTELARRMGEVKRSPEAVLTFGALEVLGYAPAAVERAMVDAFGSKATLVATNVPGPREAVSLAGTQLGGLTFWVPQAGHLGLGVSLFSYAGQVTVGVAADAGRMADPHALIRAFHDEMDALAAAVPAAE